The Carassius gibelio isolate Cgi1373 ecotype wild population from Czech Republic chromosome B22, carGib1.2-hapl.c, whole genome shotgun sequence genome window below encodes:
- the LOC127987356 gene encoding sialoadhesin-like, producing the protein MELSQLPLVLLLISNIYSGQTEETPKATVTIKPAQRVFRGERVTLRCDINDEGVTRWQYGWYKDGSNKSFSKLQEYTFSSVTESDAGKFSCDGAEPGGSHSLHRSDEVTLEVSVPRAVLSVSPQSWLTEGDPVTLICEVNGSSTGWTFSWFTLSLSSVSNHYELLSDSSRGAGGNYTVSSAALKHTRVFMCTAEREEPVDYTEYSNKQLIWVTGVSPPVSLIVSPSRNQHFTSVSLSLSCEEQSNSTGWTVRRYTDTWRLENCSSSLWGSQTGSTCTIRDTSTEDTGVYWCQSESGEKSHPVNITVHSGVILESPVHPVTEGETLTLRCLDQNTSSPKLRADFYKDGSLIQNQTTEMIISTVSKSDEGFYSCKLPERGESPKSWISVTDESQSNLSHSGSQISVLHTLTSVLAVCPYLLVTVVLIFKCYRMRVGSVEEQETAI; encoded by the exons ATGGAGCTCAGTCAACTTCCTCTTGTGCTCT tGCTGATTTCAAACATCTACTCTGGACAAACTGAAG AAACCCCAAAAGCCACAGTGACCATCAAACCTGCTCAACGTGTGTTCAGAGGAGAGAGAGTCACTCTCAGATGTGACATAAATGATGAAGGAGTCACTCGCTGGCAGTACGGCTGGTATAAAGACGGTTCAAACAAATCTTTCAGTAAACTACAGGAATACACATTCAGTTCTGTTACTGAGTCTGATGCAGGTAAATTCTCCTGTGATGGAGCAGAGCCAGGAGGATCACACAGCTTGCACCGCAGTGATGAAGTTACACTGGAGGtgtcag TTCCCAGAGCAGTTTTAAGTGTTTCTCCACAGTCGTGGTTGACTGAAGGAGatccagtgactctgatctgtgaGGTTAACGGCTCCTCTACAGGCTGGACATTCAGCTGGTTCACTCTATCTCTCTCATCAG TCAGCAATCATTATGAGCTGCTctcagacagcagcagaggagctggAGGAAACTACACCGTCAGTTCTGCTGCTCTAAAACACACAAGAGTTT TTATGTGCACAGCAGAGAGAGAAGAACCAGTCGATTACACAGAGTACAGCAACAAACAGTTAATATGGGTCACCG gtgtttctccTCCAGTCTCTCTGATCGTCAGTCCCAGCAGAAATCAACACttcacatctgtctctctctctctgagctgtgaGGAGCAGAGTAACTCTACTGGATGGACCGTGAGAAGATACACAGACACCTGGCGGCTGGAAAATTGTTCATCATCATTGTGGGGATCACAAACAGGATCTACATGTACAATCAGAGACACCAGCACAGAGGACACTGGAGTGTACTGGTGTCAGTCTGAATCTGGAGAGAAAAGTCAtcctgttaatatcactgtacact ctggtgtgattctggagagtcCTGTTCATCCTGTGACTGAAGGAGAAACTCTGACTCTACGCTGTTTAGATCAAAATACATCCTCACCAAAGCTCAGAGCTGATTTCTATAAAGATGGGTCACTCATCCAGAATCAAACTACAGAGATGATCATCTCTACTGTCTCAAAGTCAGACGAGGGTTTCTACTCCTGCAAACTCCCAGAGAGAGGAGAGTCACCCAAGAGCTGGATCTCAGTCACAGATGAGAGTCAATCAAACT TGTCTCATTCAGGATCTCAGATCTCTGTCCTCCACACACTCACTTCTGTTCTGGCAGTTTGTCCATATCTGCTCGTGACAGTCGTgctgattttcaagtgctacaggATGAGAG
- the si:ch1073-214b20.2 gene encoding hepatocyte cell adhesion molecule-like — translation MLVSNRLSLILLFFCGVFGVETDEIKMISVKTGDCVVLHTGVREINREKQILWLFGAEDPDTLIAEIYKLSISIYDTYEGLKDRLQMDQQTGSLTIRNITTSHSGLYTAQIMNSVTTFKRFSVMVYGPVSLPVIESSSQVSECLISDGGFSSAVMCSAENGPEVSLSWFKGRERLNQTSSPDLSVTLSLPLEIKDRNNDVFHCVAANPVSNKTTQFSFQEHCPLNTDSSHSCGFTEAVIRLVISALVGVATVAMLFYDVRS, via the exons ATGCTCGTCAGTAATCGGTTATCTTTAATTCTGCTCTTTTTCTGTG gtgtgtttggtgtggaGACAGATGAAATCAAGATGATATCAGTGAAGACGGGAGATTGTGTAGTATTACATACTGGTGTTCGTGAGATTAACAGAGAAAAGCAGATACTGTGGCTGTTTGGAGCTGAGGATCCAGATACTCTCATTGCTGAAATCTACAAGCTGAGCATCTCTATATATGACACTTATGAGGGACTTAAAGACAGACTGCAGATGGACCAGCAGACGGGATCTCTCACCATCAGAAACATCACAACCAGTCACTCTGGACTTTATACGGCACAGATTATGAACTCAGTGACCACAtttaaaagattcagtgttatgGTTTATG GCCCTGTCTCGTTGCCTGTCATTGAGAGCAGCTCACAGGTCAGCGAGTGTCTGATATCTG ATGGAGGGTTTTCTTCTGCAGTGATGTGTTCAGCTGAGAATGGACCAGAAGTCTCTCTGTCATGGTTTAAAGGGAGAGAACGACTGAATCAGACCAGCAGTCCTGACCTCAGCGTCACTCTGTCTCTCCCGCTGGagataaaagacagaaataaTGACGTCTTTCATTGTGTGGCTGCTAATCCAGTCAGCAACAAGACGACACAATTCAGCTTCCAGGAACACTGTCCGCTAAATACAG ATTCCAGTCACTCCTGTGGTTttactgaagctgtgatccgattggtcatctctgctctggtgggcgtggctactgttGCTATGCTGTTTTATGATGTCAGATCTTGA